Part of the Longimicrobiaceae bacterium genome is shown below.
AGCTCTTCTGGCGCGTGGCCGACGCCAACAACGCCATGCGCCCGGAGGCGCTGGTGGAAGAGATCGGGCGTTCGCTACGCATCACCCTTCCCGAAGGCATTCCGGGTCCGCAGAACAATGCTTGAGGGAAACATCCAGCTCTCGCTGATGATCGGCCCGGTCGTGCCCGTTCCTGTCGGACGTGACGTGATCGATGCGCTGCAGAGCATCACCGTTCGACGGGCGGCGGGCGAGCCCAGCGGCTTTCAGCTCGTCTTTCAGATCAGCAACAACTCGCCGCTGACGCCGCTGCTCCTGCTGCTGGGCCAGGTGGGGCCATTCATCCGGGTGGTCATCACTGTCGTCGTCAACGGCTCCCCCAGCGTGCTGATGGACGGGGTGATCGTCCACCACCAGGTGCAACCCGACGTGATGTCGGGACGGTCCACGCTGACCATCACCGGCTCGGACCTGACGGCGGTGATGGGGTTCGTGGACTTCACCGGGATCCCCTACCCCGCCATGCCGCGCGAAGCGCGCGTCGCGCTGATCGTGGCCAAATACGCCGCGTTTGGAATGATCCCGCTGGTCATTCCCAGCGTCTTCCTGGACGTGCCGATCCCGGTGGACCGGATCCCCGTTCACCGGGGGACCGATCTGGAGTACCTCAACGAGATGGCCGAGGAGGTCGGCTATGTCTTCTATGTCGAACCGGGACCGGTGCCGCTCACCAACATCGCTTATTGGGGTCCGGAGATCAAAGTGGGCCCGCCGCAGCCCGCATTGAATGTCAACATGGACGTGCACACGAATGTGGAGTCGCTCTCGTTCCAGTTCGACGGCACCAGCAAGGTGATGCCCATTGTGTTCGTCCAGAACGAGCAGACCAAGATCCCCATCCCCATTCCTATACCCGACATTTCACCGCTCAACCCGCCGCTGGGACTCATCCCGCCGTTCCCCGCCCGCTTCGAGCTGATGCGGGACACCGCCAAGCTGAACCCGGTGCAGGCGGTGATGCTCGGTCTGGCGAAAGCGGCGAAGACATCGGATGCGCTCACGGCGACCGGTTCGCTCGACGTCCTGCGGTATGGTCGGCCGCTGAATGCGCGGTCGCTGGTGGGCGTGCGGGGCGCGGGCGACGCATTCGACGGTCTGTATTTCGTGAAGAGCGTGACCCACCAGATACGTCGCGGCGAATACAAGCAGGACTTCACCCTGGTGCGGAACGGTCTGCTGTCGACTGTCCCGCGCGTGCCCGCCTGAGGAGCCATGAACGACAAGTACGGGAAATACCGGGGGGTCGTGATCAACAACATCGACCCGCTGCAGAAGGGCCGGATCCAGGTTCAGGTTCCCGACGTCCTGGGTCTGGGGATCTCCAGCTGGGCCATGCCCTGTGTGCCCATCGCGGGGATGCAGGCAGGGGTCTACGCGGTGCCACCGATCGGCTCCGGGGTGTGGGTGGAGTTCGAGGGCGGGAACACCGACTACCCTATCTGGTCGGGAGGCTTCTGGGGCTCGGCGGCCGAGGTTCCGGCACTGGCGCTGGCGCCCGCGATACCCGGATCGCCCAACATCGTCCTGCAGACGCTTGGACAGAACTCCATTGTCGTGAGCGACGTTCCCGGCACCGGCGGCATCATGCTCAAGAGCACCACCGGAGCCATGATCCTCGTCAACGACATCGGCATCACCATCTCCAACGG
Proteins encoded:
- a CDS encoding phage baseplate assembly protein V is translated as MNDKYGKYRGVVINNIDPLQKGRIQVQVPDVLGLGISSWAMPCVPIAGMQAGVYAVPPIGSGVWVEFEGGNTDYPIWSGGFWGSAAEVPALALAPAIPGSPNIVLQTLGQNSIVVSDVPGTGGIMLKSTTGAMILVNDIGITISNGRGATIVMAGPTVTINNGALVIT